One Peterkaempfera bronchialis DNA window includes the following coding sequences:
- the paaD gene encoding 1,2-phenylacetyl-CoA epoxidase subunit PaaD: MLTLADLGVLRGVEIGPDGTVVASLTPTYSGCPAMAEMRADVAARLRGAGFARVEIRTVLDPPWTTDWITPAGRRTLAEHGIAPPHPAPRRATGPIPLELTATRRSVACPRCGSAETEETSRFASTSCKALWRCRGCLEPFEYVKEI, from the coding sequence ATGCTCACCCTGGCCGACCTCGGCGTGCTGCGCGGCGTCGAGATCGGCCCGGACGGCACCGTCGTCGCAAGCCTGACGCCCACCTACTCGGGCTGCCCCGCCATGGCCGAGATGCGCGCCGACGTGGCCGCGCGGCTGCGGGGGGCCGGATTCGCCCGGGTGGAGATCCGCACCGTACTGGACCCGCCGTGGACCACCGACTGGATCACCCCCGCCGGCCGCCGCACCCTCGCCGAGCACGGCATCGCGCCGCCCCACCCGGCGCCCCGACGCGCCACCGGGCCGATCCCGCTGGAGCTGACGGCCACCCGGCGTTCGGTGGCCTGCCCGCGCTGCGGGTCGGCGGAGACCGAGGAGACCTCGCGCTTCGCCTCCACCTCCTGCAAGGCGCTGTGGCGCTGCCGCGGCTGCCTGGAGCCGTTCGAGTACGTCAAGGAGATCTGA
- the paaC gene encoding 1,2-phenylacetyl-CoA epoxidase subunit PaaC, with product MSDDDHVYLSLAEAEGHPGGEARWAFGTGFEDPLHGVDTAVPAGIDAAELAGCCLALGDDALVSAQRLAEWCTRAPELEEEMALANIGLDLLGQARLLYARAGQADGTGRDEDAYAYFRDADDFRSVRLAELPNGDFAFSTVRLLVLSCWRLAHFDRLAASADPVLAAIAAKGVKELTYHRQFAAEWAVRLGDGTEESHHRMRAALDRVAPYLDELFAARPGFGVDPAAIRDEVTAVLRQVLDAAGLPLPEAAALPGHGRAGDHTEYLAPLLAELQSVARAHPGATW from the coding sequence CCACGTCTATCTGTCCCTGGCCGAGGCCGAGGGGCACCCCGGGGGTGAGGCCCGCTGGGCGTTCGGGACCGGCTTCGAGGACCCGCTGCACGGCGTGGACACCGCCGTGCCCGCCGGGATCGACGCGGCGGAACTGGCCGGGTGCTGCCTGGCGCTCGGCGACGACGCCCTGGTCAGCGCGCAGCGGCTGGCCGAGTGGTGCACCCGGGCGCCGGAGCTGGAGGAGGAGATGGCGCTGGCCAACATCGGCCTCGACCTGCTCGGCCAGGCCCGGCTGCTCTATGCGCGGGCCGGGCAGGCGGACGGCACCGGGCGCGACGAGGACGCCTACGCCTACTTCCGGGACGCGGACGACTTCCGCAGTGTCCGGCTCGCCGAGCTTCCCAACGGCGACTTCGCCTTCTCCACCGTCCGGCTGCTGGTGCTCTCCTGCTGGCGGCTGGCGCACTTCGACCGGCTCGCCGCCTCGGCGGACCCGGTGCTGGCCGCCATCGCGGCCAAGGGCGTCAAGGAGCTCACGTACCACCGCCAGTTCGCCGCCGAGTGGGCGGTGCGGCTGGGCGACGGCACCGAGGAGTCGCATCACCGGATGCGGGCGGCGCTGGACCGGGTCGCCCCGTACCTGGACGAGCTCTTCGCGGCCCGCCCCGGGTTCGGCGTCGACCCGGCGGCCATACGGGACGAGGTGACGGCGGTGCTCCGCCAGGTCCTGGACGCCGCCGGGCTGCCGCTGCCCGAGGCCGCTGCCCTGCCGGGGCACGGCCGGGCGGGCGACCACACCGAGTACCTGGCCCCGCTCCTCGCCGAGCTGCAGAGCGTGGCCCGCGCCCACCCGGGGGCGACCTGGTGA